The Aphelocoma coerulescens isolate FSJ_1873_10779 chromosome 2, UR_Acoe_1.0, whole genome shotgun sequence genome contains a region encoding:
- the ACVR2B gene encoding activin receptor type-2B isoform X1 — MLWRIPGEVVPGWEAGPGHGEAETRECIYYNANWELEKTNQSGVERCEGEKDKRLHCYASWRNNSGSIELVKKGCWLDDFNCYDRQECVATEENPQVFFCCCEGNYCNEKFTHLPEVTGPEVIYEPPPPTPSLLNILVYSLLPIAVLSMAILLAFWMYRHRKPPYGHVDIIEDPGPPPPSPLVGLKPLQLLEIKARGRFGCVWKAQLMNDYVAVKIFPIQDKQSWQSEREIFNTPGMKHENLLQFIAAEKRGTNLETELWLITAFHDKGSLTDYLKGNIISWNELCHVAETMARGLSYLHEDVPWCKGEGHKPAIAHRDFKSKNVLLKNDLTAVLADFGLAVRFEPGKPPGDTHGQVGTRRYMAPEVLEGAINFQRDAFLRIDMYAMGLVLWELVSRCRAVDGPVDEYMLPFEEEIGQHPSLEDLQEVVVHKKMRPVFKDHWLKHPGLAQLCVTIEECWDHDAEARLSAGCVEERIAQIRKSVNGTTSDCLVSIVTSVTNVDLPPKESSI, encoded by the exons gaCCGGGCCATGGGGAGGCTGAGACAAGGGAGTGCATCTACTACAATGCCAACTGGGAGCTGGAGAAGACCAACCAGAGCGGCGTGGAGCGCTGTGAGGGGGAGAAGGACAAGCGGCTCCACTGTTACGCCTCCTGGAGAAACAACTCGGGCTCCATCGAGCTGGTGAAGAAAGGCTGCTGGTTAGATGACTTCAACTGCTATGACAG gcaggagTGTGTAGCCACAGAAGAAAAccctcaggtgtttttctgctgctgcGAGGGCAACTATTGCAATGAGAAATTTACCCATTTGCCCGAAGTCACCGGCCCAGAAG TCATCTACGAGCCGCCGCCGCCAACGCCCTCTCTGCTCAACATCCTGGTGTACTCCCTGCTGCCCATCGCGGTGCTGTCCATGGCCATCCTGCTGGCCTTCTGGATGTACCGGCACCGGAAGCCTCCCTACGGCCACGTGGACATCATTGAG GACCCTGGCCCGCCACCCCCTTCTCCCCTGGTTGGCCTAAAGCCCCTGCAGCTCTTGGAGATCAAGGCCAGGGGACGCTTTGGCTGCGTGTGGAAGGCTCAGCTGATGAACGACTACGTAGCAGTGAAAATCTTCCCTATTCAG GATAAGCAATCTTGGCAGAGTGAGAGGGAGATTTTCAACACTCCTGGCATGAAGCATGAAAACCTTTTGCAATTTATCGCAGCAGAGAAAAGGGGGACAAACCTGGAGACAGAGCTCTGGCTGATCACAGCTTTCCATGACAAG GGTTCTCTGACAGATTACCTGAAGGGCAACATTATCAGCTGGAATGAGCTCTGCCATGTTGCAGAAACAATGGCCCGTGGCTTGTCCTACCTTCATGAAGATGTCCCctggtgcaaaggtgaaggacaCAAACCTGCCATAGCACACAG GGACTTCAAGAGTAAAAATGTCTTGCTGAAGAACGACTTGACGGCTGTGCTAGCTGATTTTGGACTGGCTGTGCGGTTTGAACCTGGAAAACCTCCAGGGGACACTCATGGACAG GTGGGAACAAGGAGGTACATGGCTCCTGAAGTGTTAGAGGGAGCAATCAACTTCCAACGAGACGCCTTCCTGAGAATAGACATGTATGCAATGGGACTGGTGTTGTGGGAGCTAGTCTCCAGATGCAGAGCAGTTGATG GTCCAGTGGATGAATACATGCTGCCTTTTGAAGAAGAAATAGGTCAGCACCCATCCCTTGAGGACCTGCAAGAAGTGGTGGTTCACAAGAAGATGCGCCCCGTGTTCAAGGATCACTGGCTAAAACATCCC GGCCTGGCGCAGCTCTGCGTGACCATCGAAGAGTGCTGGGACCACGACGCGGAGGCGCGGCTCTCGGCGGGCTGCGTCGAGGAGCGCATCGCGCAGATCCGCAAATCCGTCAACGGCACTACCTCGGACTGCCTCGTCTCCATCGTGACGTCTGTCACCAACGTGGACTTGCCACCCAAAGAGTCTAGTATCTGA
- the ACVR2B gene encoding activin receptor type-2B isoform X2, translating to MGTPPSRPGPGHGEAETRECIYYNANWELEKTNQSGVERCEGEKDKRLHCYASWRNNSGSIELVKKGCWLDDFNCYDRQECVATEENPQVFFCCCEGNYCNEKFTHLPEVTGPEVIYEPPPPTPSLLNILVYSLLPIAVLSMAILLAFWMYRHRKPPYGHVDIIEDPGPPPPSPLVGLKPLQLLEIKARGRFGCVWKAQLMNDYVAVKIFPIQDKQSWQSEREIFNTPGMKHENLLQFIAAEKRGTNLETELWLITAFHDKGSLTDYLKGNIISWNELCHVAETMARGLSYLHEDVPWCKGEGHKPAIAHRDFKSKNVLLKNDLTAVLADFGLAVRFEPGKPPGDTHGQVGTRRYMAPEVLEGAINFQRDAFLRIDMYAMGLVLWELVSRCRAVDGPVDEYMLPFEEEIGQHPSLEDLQEVVVHKKMRPVFKDHWLKHPGLAQLCVTIEECWDHDAEARLSAGCVEERIAQIRKSVNGTTSDCLVSIVTSVTNVDLPPKESSI from the exons gaCCGGGCCATGGGGAGGCTGAGACAAGGGAGTGCATCTACTACAATGCCAACTGGGAGCTGGAGAAGACCAACCAGAGCGGCGTGGAGCGCTGTGAGGGGGAGAAGGACAAGCGGCTCCACTGTTACGCCTCCTGGAGAAACAACTCGGGCTCCATCGAGCTGGTGAAGAAAGGCTGCTGGTTAGATGACTTCAACTGCTATGACAG gcaggagTGTGTAGCCACAGAAGAAAAccctcaggtgtttttctgctgctgcGAGGGCAACTATTGCAATGAGAAATTTACCCATTTGCCCGAAGTCACCGGCCCAGAAG TCATCTACGAGCCGCCGCCGCCAACGCCCTCTCTGCTCAACATCCTGGTGTACTCCCTGCTGCCCATCGCGGTGCTGTCCATGGCCATCCTGCTGGCCTTCTGGATGTACCGGCACCGGAAGCCTCCCTACGGCCACGTGGACATCATTGAG GACCCTGGCCCGCCACCCCCTTCTCCCCTGGTTGGCCTAAAGCCCCTGCAGCTCTTGGAGATCAAGGCCAGGGGACGCTTTGGCTGCGTGTGGAAGGCTCAGCTGATGAACGACTACGTAGCAGTGAAAATCTTCCCTATTCAG GATAAGCAATCTTGGCAGAGTGAGAGGGAGATTTTCAACACTCCTGGCATGAAGCATGAAAACCTTTTGCAATTTATCGCAGCAGAGAAAAGGGGGACAAACCTGGAGACAGAGCTCTGGCTGATCACAGCTTTCCATGACAAG GGTTCTCTGACAGATTACCTGAAGGGCAACATTATCAGCTGGAATGAGCTCTGCCATGTTGCAGAAACAATGGCCCGTGGCTTGTCCTACCTTCATGAAGATGTCCCctggtgcaaaggtgaaggacaCAAACCTGCCATAGCACACAG GGACTTCAAGAGTAAAAATGTCTTGCTGAAGAACGACTTGACGGCTGTGCTAGCTGATTTTGGACTGGCTGTGCGGTTTGAACCTGGAAAACCTCCAGGGGACACTCATGGACAG GTGGGAACAAGGAGGTACATGGCTCCTGAAGTGTTAGAGGGAGCAATCAACTTCCAACGAGACGCCTTCCTGAGAATAGACATGTATGCAATGGGACTGGTGTTGTGGGAGCTAGTCTCCAGATGCAGAGCAGTTGATG GTCCAGTGGATGAATACATGCTGCCTTTTGAAGAAGAAATAGGTCAGCACCCATCCCTTGAGGACCTGCAAGAAGTGGTGGTTCACAAGAAGATGCGCCCCGTGTTCAAGGATCACTGGCTAAAACATCCC GGCCTGGCGCAGCTCTGCGTGACCATCGAAGAGTGCTGGGACCACGACGCGGAGGCGCGGCTCTCGGCGGGCTGCGTCGAGGAGCGCATCGCGCAGATCCGCAAATCCGTCAACGGCACTACCTCGGACTGCCTCGTCTCCATCGTGACGTCTGTCACCAACGTGGACTTGCCACCCAAAGAGTCTAGTATCTGA